In Cicer arietinum cultivar CDC Frontier isolate Library 1 chromosome 1, Cicar.CDCFrontier_v2.0, whole genome shotgun sequence, one DNA window encodes the following:
- the LOC101490537 gene encoding protein EPIDERMAL PATTERNING FACTOR 2-like produces the protein MSTFSLGAHKCFILLIFFTIFSIGWSLRVIPNHAKLLSLQDEKAAIRDKKEEAREDNTIMELYPTGSTIPDCSHACGPCSPCKRVKVGFSKCSIAESCPIVYRCICKGKYYHVPSN, from the exons ATGAGCACTTTCTCTCTTGGAGCCCACAAATGTTTCATACTTCTAATTTTCTTCACGATATTTTCTATTGGTTGGAGCCTTAGGGTGATCCCAAACCATG CTAAGTTGTTGAGCTTGCAAGATGAGAAAGCAGCAATTAGAGACAAAAAG GAAGAAGCAAGAGAAGACAACACTATAATGGAACTCTACCCAACAGGTTCTACCATACCAGATTGTTCCCATGCATGTGGACCATGTTCCCCTTGCAAGAGAGTCAAGGTGGGATTCAGCAAGTGTTCAATTGCAGAGTCTTGTCCTATTGTTTACAGATGCATTTGTAAAGGGAAATACTACCATGTTCCCTCCAATTGA